In Lepisosteus oculatus isolate fLepOcu1 chromosome 15, fLepOcu1.hap2, whole genome shotgun sequence, one genomic interval encodes:
- the LOC102695168 gene encoding chymotrypsin-like elastase family member 1: MLPYVVLIAVLILPGQASDAQNKTVLRVVGGVMATPNSWPWQVSIRVSSSDCYSHNCGGVLIHSRWVLTAASCAGSEGLVAFLGDHNIYGIEGQEQIIPVERKVIHPSWTNNLAAGYDIALLKLTQNAVLNSYVSVATLPSSGAILPHNNFCYITGWGRTSTYGQLSATLQQGYLPTVDYATCSSSSWWGSTVKSTMICAGGDGYRAACYGDGGGALNCYTNGRYEVHGIMSFMSSLGCNVYQKPSVFTRISAYTTWISNTIAYN; this comes from the exons ATGCTTCCCTATGTTGTATTAATTGCAGTTCTTATTCTGCCTG GGCAGGCAAGTGATGCTCAGAATAAAACTGTGCTGCGTGTTGTGGGAGGGGTGATGGCCACACCCAATTCTTGGCCTTGGCAG GTGTCCATTCGTGTTAGCTCAAGTGACTGCTATTCCCACAACTGTGGTGGAGTCCTGATCCATAGTCGCTGGGTTCTGACAGCTGCCTCTTGTGCTGGAAG TGAAGGTTTGGTTGCTTTCCTGGGGGATCACAATATTTATGGGATTGAAGGACAGGAGCAAATCATTCCTGTGGAAAGAAAGGTCATTCATCCCAGCTGGACTAACAACCTTGCTGCAGG ATATGACATTGCCTTGCTGAAGCTGACCCAGAATGCTGTTCTGAACTCCTACGTCTCTGTGGCAACACTGCCCAGTAGTGGCGCTATCCTTCCCCATAACAACTTTTGCTACATCACTGGCTGGGGACGTACCAGCA CTTATGGACAGCTGTCAGCTACCCTCCAGCAGGGCTACCTCCCCACTGTGGACTAcgccacctgctccagcagcTCCTGGTGGGGATCTACAGTAAAGTCCACCATGATCTGCGCCGGTGGTGATGGCTACAGAGCAGCCTGTTAT GGCGATGGTGGAGGAGCCCTGAACTGCTACACAAATGGAAGATATGAGGTTCATGGAATTATGTCTTTTATGTCTTCACTGGGCTGCAATGTTTACCAGAAGCCCAGTGTCTTCACTCGCATCTCAGCTTACACTACTTGGATCAGCAAT accaTCGCATACAATTAA